From Atribacteraceae bacterium, one genomic window encodes:
- a CDS encoding MMPL family transporter, which produces MTKFVQLIVRYSKIILIATIVLILWAGFSLRNLRFEDDFTKYVPEHNPEVAFFNSLEDVFAGFQRKSMIVALEFDDLFTPESLATVQNMVTAVEGLSEVKNVHALTNMPQVLTTEFGIEVRDIVEVLPQTLAEARDLREDLEEDELIWGRMVTEDGRATILMVAFYYEVDEYAAIERVIEVCDPLAGNAQITYFGLPIIQRESSLDAQRNMMNLTPLATLALLVILYLGFRSIQGVLLPVFIAGFASLVTIGIAAALGEPLSMISAMLPIMLLALVSAYGIHFINRYYEDCGRLEGSQAAENTLRNIFFPIALSALTTMGGFLSLLTAEIKPISDFGLFSSLGILFGFVFATFSLGAFYTVFALKRPPRQFIQQEGKKGDALYRLLSGISRLVTGRKRAVLVVIIALLIFLGFGIPRISMEMSMETQLGEDHPITRLLDYFEERFGGTSINYLHLTTDSIRHPQVLREMVRISRYANRFNAFQDASSVAGLVMDLNEAIEGWRALPDTRDKVDNLWFFVADNSYVQDQISADESRVLINFRAAETSSQLLEEEIIAFRQFLAERPRRFRMAPVEEEQARNALVETIVQDLAIFGLNPPDQNRLAAIVREVLEEPVESFYGEDPIFAREITRYVLLEIEDLGLTAEEVVDALLAYYRENENRTLAGVLTSELDLSADDAWYLEDTLHFASERVAASRKVAALRDRVAEMTGHEFDDTYDFVFFQILDEVVYIPDDNGDLVIDYRVTGSSIINNYITGKLFDQQSQSIVLAFVVVFGLLLLQLRSWRRAIIAMTPIALTVFASFGLMGHFRIPLNVATLMVASIAIGAGVDYTIHFLTRWYAEQNKRPSEAIHIAITRTGRGIFLNAVAVAGGIYVMAASSIHMLRVFGALMATVLLLSVVFTMFLLPMILQAEEKIFKNSFKNKGGTTV; this is translated from the coding sequence ATGACCAAATTCGTACAGCTGATCGTTCGTTATTCGAAAATCATCTTGATCGCCACAATCGTCCTGATCCTTTGGGCCGGTTTCAGCCTGAGAAATCTCCGTTTCGAAGACGATTTTACCAAGTATGTCCCGGAACACAATCCGGAAGTGGCTTTTTTCAATTCTTTGGAAGATGTCTTCGCTGGTTTTCAGAGAAAATCGATGATCGTCGCCCTGGAGTTCGACGACCTGTTCACACCGGAAAGCTTGGCCACGGTCCAGAACATGGTGACGGCGGTGGAAGGGCTTTCGGAGGTGAAAAACGTCCATGCCCTGACCAACATGCCTCAAGTGCTCACTACCGAGTTTGGGATCGAAGTACGTGATATAGTGGAGGTGCTTCCCCAGACCCTCGCCGAAGCGAGAGATCTGCGGGAAGACCTGGAAGAAGATGAACTTATCTGGGGACGGATGGTCACCGAAGACGGCCGGGCTACCATCCTCATGGTGGCGTTCTACTACGAGGTGGACGAATACGCGGCCATCGAGCGGGTCATCGAGGTTTGTGATCCATTGGCCGGCAACGCCCAAATCACCTATTTCGGCCTTCCGATCATTCAGCGGGAAAGTTCTCTGGATGCCCAGCGGAACATGATGAACCTGACCCCGCTGGCGACGCTGGCGCTTTTGGTTATCCTCTATCTCGGTTTCCGCTCGATCCAGGGGGTTTTGTTGCCGGTTTTCATCGCCGGCTTTGCTTCCCTCGTTACTATCGGAATCGCCGCAGCGCTGGGCGAACCTCTGAGCATGATCTCCGCCATGCTTCCGATCATGCTTTTGGCCCTGGTGAGCGCCTACGGCATCCACTTTATCAACCGGTATTACGAGGATTGCGGACGCCTGGAGGGTTCTCAGGCGGCGGAGAACACCCTGCGGAACATCTTTTTTCCCATCGCCCTGAGCGCCCTCACCACGATGGGCGGTTTTTTATCCCTTCTCACCGCCGAGATCAAACCGATTTCCGATTTCGGCCTCTTTTCCTCTTTGGGCATTCTCTTCGGCTTCGTTTTCGCGACCTTTTCGCTGGGCGCTTTTTACACGGTATTTGCCCTGAAGCGCCCGCCCCGTCAGTTCATCCAGCAGGAGGGGAAAAAAGGTGACGCGCTTTACCGGTTGCTGAGCGGCATCAGCCGCTTGGTTACCGGGCGGAAAAGAGCCGTCCTGGTGGTCATCATCGCCCTTTTGATATTTCTCGGATTCGGCATTCCCCGCATCAGTATGGAGATGAGCATGGAAACCCAACTCGGGGAAGATCATCCGATTACCCGGCTTCTCGATTATTTCGAAGAACGTTTTGGAGGGACATCCATCAACTACCTGCACCTCACCACGGACTCCATCCGTCATCCCCAGGTCCTGCGGGAAATGGTCCGGATCAGCCGTTATGCCAACCGTTTCAACGCTTTTCAGGATGCCTCCTCCGTCGCCGGTCTGGTCATGGACCTCAATGAAGCGATCGAGGGCTGGCGGGCGCTCCCGGACACCCGGGACAAGGTCGACAACCTCTGGTTTTTCGTTGCCGATAACAGTTATGTACAGGACCAGATCTCCGCTGACGAGTCCCGGGTGCTTATCAACTTTCGGGCGGCGGAAACCTCGTCCCAGCTTCTTGAAGAGGAAATCATCGCGTTCCGGCAGTTCCTCGCGGAACGTCCCCGGCGGTTTAGGATGGCGCCGGTCGAAGAAGAACAGGCGAGAAACGCTTTAGTCGAAACGATCGTTCAGGATCTGGCTATCTTCGGCTTGAATCCTCCGGATCAGAACCGGTTGGCTGCGATCGTCCGGGAGGTTCTCGAGGAACCGGTCGAGAGTTTTTACGGGGAGGACCCAATCTTTGCCCGGGAAATCACCCGCTACGTTCTGCTCGAAATCGAGGACCTTGGGCTGACCGCCGAAGAAGTGGTGGATGCCTTGCTGGCTTATTACCGGGAGAACGAAAACCGAACGCTCGCAGGCGTCCTGACCAGCGAGCTGGATCTATCCGCTGACGATGCCTGGTATTTGGAGGACACCCTGCATTTTGCCTCGGAGCGGGTGGCTGCCTCCCGAAAAGTGGCGGCCCTGCGGGATCGGGTAGCGGAAATGACCGGACATGAATTCGATGATACATACGATTTCGTGTTCTTCCAAATTCTGGACGAGGTCGTGTACATTCCCGACGATAACGGCGACTTGGTCATCGATTACCGGGTGACCGGCAGCTCGATCATCAATAACTATATCACCGGAAAACTCTTCGACCAGCAATCCCAAAGCATCGTCTTGGCGTTTGTCGTAGTTTTCGGTCTACTTCTGCTGCAGCTCCGTTCCTGGAGGAGAGCGATTATCGCCATGACTCCCATCGCTTTGACGGTCTTTGCCTCCTTCGGGTTGATGGGCCACTTCCGTATCCCCCTCAACGTCGCCACCCTGATGGTGGCCAGCATCGCCATTGGGGCGGGCGTCGACTATACCATCCATTTTCTGACTCGCTGGTACGCCGAACAGAACAAGCGCCCCTCCGAAGCTATTCATATCGCCATCACCCGGACCGGGCGGGGAATTTTTCTCAATGCGGTGGCGGTGGCGGGTGGAATCTACGTTATGGCCGCCTCGAGCATTCATATGCTGCGGGTTTTCGGCGCACTGATGGCCACCGTCCTTCTCCTCAGTGTCGTTTTCACCATGTTTTTATTACCCATGATCCTGCAGGCGGAGGAAAAGATTTTTAAAAATTCATTTAAAAACAAAGGAGGAACAACGGTATGA
- the aroF gene encoding 3-deoxy-7-phosphoheptulonate synthase: protein MIVVFRNKYDQSGKEAILQRASSLHLLPCWIDLDSTLLVTEKPVPRPEEIFQEPVARIIDVPTPYQLAHRSFRPEGSVVQVGGVEIGRDNLVVIAGPCAVESRDQLFRIAETVKRSGAHLLRGGAFKPRTSPYSFQGLGESGLEILAQAREAFAIPVVTEATSPENAAIVARYADCIQIGARNMQNFELLKAVGRLGKPVLLKRGLSATIEDLLLAAEYVLSLGNFSVILCERGIRTIERLTRNTLDLTAISVVQDLSHLPVVVDPSHGTGLREKVIPMARAAVACGAHGVMVEVHSEPDKALSDGPQSLYPEQFRRLINDLAVIGVLVGKELRREAWPQRNLPAGEASGTPVQPLRVAHLGNPGSFSSLVARRTFGKDVEFKPCQTFREVFERVKDRSVSLGLVPLENTITGSIHANFDLLLEYPDLFIVGERFVRVAQHLGVYPGTRTEALQIIFAHPQGFAQCGRFLESRQEVRIMNVGNTEEAARRAGEYGVGGGCIAGEEAIAKYRLELVAEEIEDNPRNFTRFILLSPFFTPSIDEEKVSGVFSVANRPGALFEVLQVFARYEVNLLKLESRPFPGKPWEYLFYADWEGNLVEERFKVMLTELGQTTAFIRILGSYRNLWKKTC from the coding sequence ATGATCGTGGTGTTTCGAAACAAATATGATCAGTCCGGGAAGGAAGCCATCCTGCAACGGGCATCGTCGTTGCACTTACTTCCCTGCTGGATCGACCTGGACTCGACCTTGCTCGTGACCGAGAAGCCGGTTCCCCGGCCCGAGGAAATCTTCCAGGAACCGGTTGCGCGGATTATCGACGTCCCGACACCTTATCAGCTGGCCCATCGCTCATTCCGGCCTGAAGGCAGTGTAGTCCAGGTGGGTGGTGTGGAGATCGGGCGGGACAATCTGGTGGTTATTGCCGGACCCTGTGCGGTGGAGTCCCGTGACCAGCTGTTCCGTATCGCCGAGACAGTCAAGCGCTCCGGCGCTCATCTCCTGAGAGGGGGGGCCTTTAAACCCCGTACTTCGCCCTACAGTTTTCAGGGCCTGGGGGAAAGTGGCTTGGAGATTTTAGCGCAAGCCCGGGAAGCTTTCGCTATTCCGGTAGTCACCGAAGCCACCAGCCCGGAAAACGCGGCGATTGTCGCGCGATATGCTGATTGTATCCAGATCGGTGCCCGTAACATGCAAAACTTTGAGTTGTTGAAGGCGGTCGGCCGCTTGGGGAAACCGGTGTTGTTGAAACGAGGCCTGTCCGCGACTATCGAGGATTTGCTGCTGGCTGCCGAATATGTCCTGAGCCTGGGAAATTTTTCGGTGATCCTGTGTGAACGAGGTATTCGGACCATCGAGCGGCTGACCCGGAATACTCTGGACCTGACGGCGATCTCCGTAGTTCAGGACCTGAGTCATTTGCCGGTGGTGGTTGATCCCAGCCACGGAACTGGACTGCGGGAAAAGGTCATCCCGATGGCCCGGGCGGCGGTTGCCTGCGGCGCTCATGGAGTTATGGTCGAAGTACATTCCGAACCGGACAAGGCGCTTTCCGACGGACCGCAGAGCTTATATCCGGAACAGTTCCGGCGGCTGATCAACGACCTGGCTGTGATTGGTGTTCTGGTTGGCAAAGAACTGCGCAGAGAAGCCTGGCCGCAAAGGAACCTTCCAGCCGGAGAAGCTTCTGGTACGCCTGTCCAACCCCTTAGGGTCGCTCATCTGGGTAATCCCGGATCGTTTAGTTCTTTGGTCGCCCGGCGCACCTTTGGAAAAGATGTGGAATTCAAGCCTTGTCAAACCTTTCGGGAAGTGTTCGAGCGAGTGAAGGACCGGTCGGTCAGTTTGGGGCTGGTTCCGCTCGAAAATACCATCACCGGAAGCATCCACGCGAATTTCGATTTACTTCTGGAGTATCCTGACCTGTTTATCGTTGGAGAGCGTTTTGTTCGGGTTGCCCAGCATTTAGGAGTATATCCCGGAACCCGGACGGAAGCACTGCAGATTATTTTTGCCCATCCCCAAGGGTTTGCCCAGTGTGGGCGGTTCCTGGAAAGCCGGCAGGAAGTAAGAATCATGAACGTGGGGAATACCGAGGAGGCCGCCCGACGAGCGGGGGAGTACGGTGTAGGGGGAGGCTGCATCGCGGGCGAAGAGGCTATCGCCAAATACCGGCTGGAGTTGGTCGCCGAGGAAATCGAAGACAATCCCCGGAATTTTACCCGCTTCATCCTTCTTTCTCCGTTCTTCACGCCGTCAATCGATGAGGAGAAAGTGTCCGGTGTGTTTTCCGTGGCCAATCGTCCCGGAGCGCTCTTTGAAGTCCTACAGGTTTTCGCCCGTTACGAAGTGAACCTTTTGAAACTCGAATCCCGGCCGTTTCCCGGCAAGCCCTGGGAATACCTGTTTTACGCTGATTGGGAAGGAAATCTGGTCGAAGAACGGTTTAAAGTGATGCTTACCGAACTGGGACAGACCACCGCTTTTATCCGCATCCTGGGCAGTTATCGGAACCTCTGGAAAAAAACCTGTTGA
- the mgtE gene encoding magnesium transporter: MEPGVNIDLELLIREFSELVEKGSLAKIKTRIREIHPADIAEIITNLDRKDQVVLFRLLSKNTAIEVFERIDLVQQENLLSHFTDDKVSEILNQMSADDRTELLDELPAKVVRKLLPLLSNEQRAIASLLLGYPENSAGRIMNPQFIDLKEYQTVSQAIERIRKIAPPEELTYIAYVIDGERHLIGSVTLRKLILADPAALIRDIMNREVVSTHTDSDQESVVRTIQRYDLLAAPVTDRENRLVGVVTVDDAMDIIEEEATEDIHRLAAIKTTEDEYLRSGVWQRVKNRFVWLALLLMGGTVASFIIQNYEGFLQTVIALAFFIPVLIDTGGNVGSQSTAVMVRGLALQNIDRKNFLKMILTEGLIGGILGILLALIGFLRAALLGEGYLIGIVVGLSLWVIVIFSNLLGLLLPLVLKKMKFDPALSATPVITTIVDVVGVAIYFQIARILLT, encoded by the coding sequence ATGGAACCAGGAGTGAATATCGATCTTGAACTACTAATCCGGGAATTTTCCGAGCTGGTTGAAAAAGGTTCTCTGGCGAAAATTAAAACCCGTATTCGGGAGATTCACCCAGCCGATATCGCTGAGATTATCACCAATCTGGATCGGAAAGACCAAGTCGTGCTCTTTCGGCTCCTATCCAAAAACACCGCCATTGAGGTTTTCGAGCGGATTGACTTGGTCCAGCAGGAAAATCTCCTTTCCCACTTTACCGACGATAAGGTCTCAGAAATCCTAAACCAGATGTCGGCCGACGACCGGACAGAACTCCTCGATGAACTCCCGGCCAAAGTGGTCCGCAAGCTTTTACCCCTCCTGAGCAATGAACAGCGGGCTATTGCCTCACTCCTTCTGGGGTATCCCGAAAACAGCGCTGGACGGATCATGAACCCCCAGTTCATCGACCTCAAGGAATACCAGACCGTCTCACAAGCCATCGAACGGATCAGAAAGATTGCTCCTCCGGAAGAACTGACCTATATCGCTTACGTCATCGATGGGGAAAGGCATCTGATCGGTTCAGTCACTCTCCGAAAGTTGATTCTGGCTGATCCCGCAGCGCTGATCCGAGATATCATGAACAGGGAAGTGGTCTCCACTCACACGGACAGCGACCAGGAAAGCGTCGTCAGGACCATCCAGCGCTATGACCTTTTGGCCGCTCCGGTGACGGACCGGGAAAACCGCCTGGTCGGCGTGGTGACCGTCGACGACGCCATGGACATCATTGAGGAGGAGGCCACCGAGGACATTCACCGGCTGGCCGCTATAAAAACCACCGAGGACGAATACCTGCGTTCGGGGGTCTGGCAGCGGGTCAAGAACCGGTTCGTCTGGCTCGCGCTTCTTCTGATGGGCGGGACCGTGGCCAGCTTTATCATCCAGAACTATGAAGGCTTCCTTCAAACCGTGATCGCCCTGGCCTTTTTCATTCCCGTACTAATCGACACAGGGGGGAATGTCGGCAGCCAGTCCACCGCGGTCATGGTTCGTGGATTAGCGTTACAGAATATCGACCGGAAAAACTTTCTGAAAATGATCTTGACCGAAGGGTTGATCGGGGGAATCCTGGGAATCCTGCTGGCCCTGATCGGCTTCCTCCGGGCTGCCCTGCTTGGGGAGGGATATTTGATCGGCATCGTGGTCGGTCTTTCCCTCTGGGTGATCGTGATTTTCTCGAATCTCCTTGGTCTTCTCCTTCCCCTGGTCCTGAAAAAAATGAAATTCGATCCGGCCCTGTCCGCCACCCCGGTGATTACCACCATCGTGGACGTGGTCGGAGTCGCTATCTATTTCCAGATCGCTCGGATACTGTTGACCTGA
- a CDS encoding flavodoxin family protein has protein sequence MNIFAIMGSPRRGGNTEVMLDTFLAEAGEGFQLTLVIPSELRIHSCRGCRVCERTGECVIDDDMERVAGDILGADRIVVATPVFFYGLPASLKTLVDRTQFLWSRKYFLKQDYPPKKGFLLSVGATGGKKLFAGVILTTRYFFDSFNCAYTGELVFRGFDRKGEIAGCASCLLDIRQAAKTFFAG, from the coding sequence ATGAACATCTTCGCCATCATGGGGAGCCCCCGTCGGGGAGGCAATACTGAAGTGATGCTCGATACCTTCCTGGCCGAAGCCGGGGAAGGCTTCCAACTAACGCTGGTTATCCCCTCCGAGTTGCGCATTCACTCCTGCCGGGGTTGTCGGGTTTGTGAAAGAACCGGGGAGTGCGTCATTGACGACGACATGGAGCGTGTCGCCGGAGACATACTGGGGGCAGACCGTATCGTTGTCGCCACTCCGGTTTTCTTCTATGGACTTCCCGCTTCACTGAAAACGCTGGTTGACCGGACCCAGTTTCTCTGGTCGCGTAAATATTTCCTCAAGCAGGATTACCCGCCGAAAAAAGGTTTCCTGCTTTCGGTCGGGGCGACGGGGGGAAAGAAACTCTTTGCGGGGGTGATCCTGACCACTCGGTATTTTTTTGACAGTTTCAACTGTGCATACACGGGGGAACTGGTCTTTCGCGGATTCGACCGAAAGGGCGAAATTGCCGGGTGTGCGTCCTGTCTTTTGGATATCAGGCAGGCTGCGAAGACTTTTTTCGCGGGATAA